The bacterium genome contains a region encoding:
- the rfbB gene encoding dTDP-glucose 4,6-dehydratase, with translation MPRLLVTGGCGFIGANFVHYWLDRHPGDRVVVLDALTYAGNLKSLDAAREQDELRFVHADIRDQDLVAQLLVEESLDTVIHFAAESHVDRSIVRPDAFLEVNVLGTHSLLEAARSAWLSGQRQPRSHRFHHVSTDEVYGDLAPDEPAFSETAAYAPSSPYAASKAAADHLVRAYTRTFGLETSISNCSNNYGPFHYPEKLIPLALVNLLDGKQVPVYGDGSNVRDWLHVADHCRGIERVLERGPVGRTYNLGSGRERTNLEVIRTLCRTVDEAFEADLELRTRFPESWPSRGSSCTEAVTFVKDRPGHDRRYAVDARRAAAELDFRPEIDFDRGLRQTVRWFLDNEAWWRDIMDGSYRQWIESQYPST, from the coding sequence ATGCCTAGGCTTCTGGTAACCGGTGGCTGTGGCTTCATCGGAGCCAACTTCGTTCACTACTGGCTCGACCGCCACCCAGGGGACCGGGTCGTGGTACTCGACGCCCTGACCTATGCCGGCAACCTGAAGAGCCTGGATGCCGCTCGCGAACAAGACGAGCTGCGCTTCGTTCATGCCGATATCCGGGACCAAGATCTGGTCGCCCAGTTACTGGTGGAGGAGAGCCTGGACACCGTGATCCACTTCGCCGCCGAATCTCACGTCGACCGCTCGATCGTTAGGCCCGACGCGTTCCTGGAGGTCAACGTGCTCGGCACACACAGCCTGCTCGAGGCGGCTCGCTCGGCCTGGCTGAGCGGTCAGCGACAGCCCCGAAGCCACCGCTTCCATCATGTCTCGACCGACGAGGTCTACGGCGACCTCGCGCCCGACGAGCCGGCGTTCTCCGAGACCGCGGCCTACGCTCCGAGCTCGCCTTATGCGGCCAGCAAGGCCGCCGCCGACCATCTGGTTCGGGCCTACACCAGGACCTTCGGTCTCGAAACGTCGATCAGCAACTGCTCGAACAACTACGGGCCGTTTCACTATCCGGAAAAACTGATCCCGCTGGCACTGGTGAATCTTCTCGACGGCAAGCAGGTTCCCGTCTATGGTGACGGCTCGAACGTGCGGGATTGGCTCCATGTCGCGGATCACTGTCGAGGCATCGAGCGCGTTCTCGAGCGCGGCCCTGTCGGGCGGACCTACAACCTCGGCAGCGGCCGCGAGCGAACCAACCTCGAGGTGATTCGGACGTTGTGCCGGACAGTGGATGAGGCCTTCGAAGCCGATCTCGAGCTGCGGACCCGCTTCCCCGAATCCTGGCCGTCGCGAGGTTCCTCTTGCACGGAGGCGGTGACCTTCGTCAAGGACCGGCCGGGACATGACCGGCGCTATGCCGTCGATGCCCGCCGAGCCGCGGCCGAGCTCGACTTTCGACCTGAAATCGACTTCGATCGCGGGCTGCGTCAAACGGTCCGCTGGTTTCTCGACAACGAAGCCTGGTGGCGAGACATCATGGACGGCTCCTACCGGCAGTGGATCGAGTCCCAGTACCCGAGCACCTGA